The Agrobacterium cucumeris genome has a segment encoding these proteins:
- a CDS encoding efflux RND transporter periplasmic adaptor subunit, translating into MVEKSQWRRGQTVALALILSCVLYPGRVLSQQQPTPSVTVETAKAADFTLTARLPGRIKPSTISEVRPQVSGIIRERLFEEGARVEAGQVLYKIEDETYVAAVESAKANVAQAQASYDFALVDARRAEETFANNVSSASNRDNKIAERNKTQAALQVARAQLTTAEIDLERTTIRAPISGIIGFSETTAGALVAAQQTTALTTIRALDTIYVDVTQSVNDLLRWNADKRVGGSQSQSVATMILPNGQTYPVKGDLKAAEPRVEPTTGMVTLRISFSNPDNRLLPGLYVEVELPQAVTKDAILVPQSAVMRNAKGEASVWIVEGGKIVPRPVTIVTGAGNRWVTSSGLKPGDQIVMSGFQKVAPGASVEIEQQPAAQQAARVGSN; encoded by the coding sequence ATGGTCGAGAAAAGTCAGTGGCGGCGCGGGCAAACGGTGGCCCTTGCGTTGATCCTATCCTGTGTCCTCTATCCCGGAAGAGTGCTCTCGCAGCAACAACCCACCCCGTCGGTCACGGTTGAAACCGCCAAGGCGGCGGATTTCACGCTGACTGCGCGTTTGCCCGGACGTATCAAACCATCGACGATTTCAGAGGTACGGCCGCAGGTCTCCGGCATCATCCGGGAACGACTGTTTGAGGAAGGCGCACGTGTCGAGGCCGGTCAGGTTCTCTACAAGATCGAGGATGAAACCTATGTTGCGGCGGTGGAGTCGGCCAAAGCCAACGTCGCCCAGGCGCAAGCCAGCTACGATTTCGCCCTCGTCGATGCGCGCCGTGCTGAGGAGACATTTGCCAATAATGTAAGCTCGGCGTCGAACCGCGATAACAAGATTGCGGAGAGAAACAAGACGCAGGCCGCACTTCAGGTGGCGCGGGCACAGCTGACGACAGCGGAGATCGACCTCGAGAGAACAACGATCCGCGCGCCAATCTCCGGCATCATCGGGTTTTCGGAAACGACCGCCGGTGCGCTTGTGGCTGCGCAGCAGACGACGGCTTTGACCACGATCCGCGCGCTCGACACGATCTATGTCGACGTAACCCAGTCGGTAAACGATCTGTTGCGGTGGAATGCCGACAAAAGGGTGGGGGGCAGCCAGTCCCAGTCCGTTGCAACGATGATCCTTCCGAACGGCCAGACTTATCCGGTAAAGGGTGATCTGAAGGCGGCCGAACCCAGGGTCGAACCGACGACAGGCATGGTCACGCTTCGAATCTCTTTCTCCAACCCGGATAACAGGCTTTTGCCGGGCCTCTATGTCGAGGTTGAACTGCCGCAGGCCGTTACCAAGGACGCGATCCTCGTTCCGCAAAGCGCCGTGATGCGCAATGCCAAAGGCGAGGCCTCCGTCTGGATCGTGGAGGGCGGCAAGATTGTTCCCCGTCCGGTAACCATCGTCACTGGTGCCGGCAATCGCTGGGTCACCAGCAGCGGCCTGAAACCGGGGGACCAGATCGTCATGTCCGGTTTCCAGAAGGTGGCACCCGGTGCTTCGGTGGAAATAGAGCAACAGCCAGCGGCCCAGCAGGCTGCCCGGGTCGGGAGTAACTGA
- a CDS encoding efflux RND transporter permease subunit: protein MARFFIDRPIFAWVIAIIIMGLGVLSIMRLPISQYPSIAGPSVVIGATYPGASAETVADTVVQIIEKEMTGLDGLRYIDSSTTSTGRATVTLTFNLGTDPDIAQVQVQNKLSQAEASLPSEVTRQGVTVEKSTTGFLMVIALISDDGARSAIDLADYLNSYMVEPVSRLKGVGKVEVFGSEYAMRIWLDPQKLKYYGLSPTTVINAISAQNAQISAGSFGAMPAPEGQQLNATVTAQSLLKTPQDFERIVLRADTDGGLVLLRDVARAELGTENYEISSFYNGKPSSGMAIQLASGANALETAELVKAKMADLGAFLPAGVSYVIPYDTTPFVSLSIEAVIHTLIEAIVLVVFVMLIFLHNFRATLIPTLAVPVVLLGTFGIMAALGFSINTLTMLAMVLAIGLLVDDAIVVVENVERIMRDEHLDPVAATKKSMGEIQGALVGIAMVVSAVFVPMAFFGGATGEMYKQFSVTIVAAMALSVLVALIFTPALCATMLKAHDHNAKPGLASRFSNWFERNFSWLTTRYGNIVRASAKRPVRMFLVYLLLVGAMVFLYQKTPTSFLPDEDQGTLLTIIQTPPGSTAQNTEEVLGKVEKYYMNAEAKNVESVFSVRGFSFAGQGQNMGMMFVKLKDWEERKGKDNSAQAIAARAFGPLMGGIKEAIVVPLVPPAVTELGNSNGFTAFLQARSGQSHEQLLEARNMLLGLAAQSPKLMAVRPNGVEDASQFELNIDWGKAGAVGLSAADVGSFLTTVWSSSYVNDFLYEGRMKRVYVQGEPLARTGPEDLALWRVPNANGDFVDLSTIASQNWVFGPQQVSRYDALPAMSIEGSAAPGFSSGEALAEMEALAAKLPPGFSLQWTGMSLEEKDAGAGALPLYGLALATMFLCLAALYESWTIPVAVLLAMPVGILGALLGAWIGGQSNGVYFQVGLLTVVGLTGKNGIMIVEFARERMAQLGESAFEAVCEAAKLRFRPILMTSLAFGLGVIPLVISTGAGAGARQAIGFATFFGTVTGTLLAIVFVPVFFVLISGIFSRRSVKVAEPKTA, encoded by the coding sequence ATGGCGCGGTTTTTCATAGACAGACCCATTTTCGCCTGGGTCATCGCGATCATAATCATGGGCCTCGGCGTCCTGTCGATCATGAGACTGCCGATCTCGCAATATCCCTCGATCGCCGGTCCATCCGTGGTCATCGGCGCGACCTATCCCGGCGCATCCGCCGAAACGGTCGCGGATACGGTGGTGCAGATCATCGAGAAGGAAATGACGGGCCTTGACGGGCTGCGTTACATCGACTCGTCGACGACCTCTACCGGTCGCGCCACCGTGACACTCACATTCAATCTCGGCACGGATCCCGACATCGCCCAGGTTCAGGTCCAGAACAAGCTGAGCCAGGCTGAAGCGAGCCTGCCTTCGGAAGTGACGCGTCAGGGCGTGACGGTTGAGAAATCGACAACCGGCTTCCTGATGGTGATCGCGCTGATCTCTGATGACGGAGCCCGAAGCGCCATCGATCTGGCCGATTATCTGAACTCCTACATGGTCGAACCGGTGTCGAGACTGAAGGGTGTCGGCAAGGTTGAAGTGTTCGGGTCGGAATATGCGATGCGGATCTGGCTCGATCCGCAGAAGCTGAAATATTACGGCCTCTCTCCCACCACCGTCATTAATGCGATCAGCGCCCAGAATGCGCAGATATCGGCCGGTTCCTTCGGCGCGATGCCGGCACCGGAAGGTCAGCAGCTCAATGCCACCGTCACCGCCCAGTCCCTCCTGAAGACGCCGCAGGATTTCGAGCGCATCGTGCTGCGTGCCGATACCGATGGCGGGCTGGTGTTGCTGCGTGATGTGGCGCGGGCGGAACTCGGAACGGAAAACTACGAGATTTCCAGTTTCTACAACGGCAAGCCGTCGTCAGGCATGGCGATCCAGTTGGCATCCGGCGCCAATGCGCTTGAAACGGCGGAACTGGTGAAGGCCAAGATGGCCGATCTCGGCGCATTCCTTCCCGCCGGCGTGAGCTATGTCATTCCCTATGATACGACGCCGTTTGTCTCGCTTTCCATCGAGGCCGTCATTCACACGCTCATCGAAGCGATCGTGCTGGTCGTGTTCGTGATGCTGATCTTCCTGCATAATTTCCGCGCGACGCTGATCCCGACGCTGGCCGTGCCGGTGGTTCTGCTTGGAACCTTCGGCATCATGGCGGCGCTCGGATTCTCGATCAACACGCTCACCATGCTGGCCATGGTTCTGGCGATCGGTCTGCTTGTCGATGATGCGATCGTGGTGGTGGAAAACGTCGAGCGCATCATGCGTGACGAGCACCTCGATCCCGTCGCGGCCACAAAAAAGTCGATGGGAGAAATCCAGGGGGCACTCGTGGGCATCGCCATGGTGGTTTCCGCCGTCTTCGTGCCCATGGCGTTTTTTGGCGGCGCAACGGGGGAAATGTACAAGCAGTTCTCTGTGACCATCGTTGCGGCCATGGCGCTCTCGGTGCTGGTTGCTCTCATCTTCACACCGGCGCTCTGCGCGACGATGCTGAAGGCCCATGATCACAATGCCAAGCCGGGTCTTGCCAGCCGTTTCAGCAACTGGTTCGAGCGCAATTTCTCATGGCTGACGACGCGATACGGCAATATCGTCAGGGCTTCGGCGAAAAGGCCGGTCAGGATGTTCCTTGTCTACCTGCTTCTGGTGGGCGCCATGGTCTTCCTTTACCAGAAGACGCCAACCTCGTTCCTTCCCGATGAAGATCAGGGAACCCTGCTCACCATCATCCAGACACCGCCCGGTTCCACCGCGCAAAATACCGAGGAGGTTCTGGGCAAGGTGGAGAAATACTACATGAATGCCGAAGCCAAGAACGTCGAGTCGGTCTTCTCGGTTCGTGGTTTTTCCTTCGCCGGTCAGGGGCAGAACATGGGCATGATGTTCGTCAAACTGAAGGACTGGGAAGAGCGCAAGGGTAAGGACAACTCCGCCCAGGCCATCGCCGCGCGCGCTTTCGGGCCCTTGATGGGCGGCATCAAGGAAGCGATCGTCGTTCCGCTGGTGCCGCCGGCGGTCACGGAACTCGGCAATTCCAACGGCTTTACCGCCTTCCTTCAGGCGCGTTCCGGCCAGAGCCATGAGCAGCTTCTGGAAGCGCGCAACATGCTGCTGGGTCTTGCGGCCCAAAGCCCGAAACTCATGGCTGTCCGGCCGAACGGCGTGGAGGATGCTTCTCAGTTCGAACTCAACATCGACTGGGGCAAGGCCGGCGCTGTTGGCCTCAGCGCTGCGGATGTCGGGTCGTTCCTGACCACCGTCTGGTCGAGTTCCTACGTGAACGACTTCCTTTACGAGGGACGCATGAAGCGCGTTTACGTGCAGGGCGAGCCCTTGGCACGCACCGGGCCGGAAGATCTTGCTCTCTGGCGGGTGCCGAATGCAAATGGCGATTTCGTCGATCTTTCGACCATCGCCAGCCAGAACTGGGTCTTCGGGCCTCAGCAGGTCAGCCGTTATGACGCCCTGCCCGCCATGTCGATCGAAGGGTCGGCGGCTCCGGGCTTCTCCTCCGGTGAGGCGCTGGCGGAGATGGAGGCGCTTGCCGCGAAACTGCCGCCGGGCTTCAGCCTGCAATGGACGGGAATGTCGCTCGAGGAAAAGGATGCCGGTGCCGGCGCCTTACCTCTCTACGGGCTGGCATTGGCAACCATGTTCCTTTGCCTTGCGGCTCTTTATGAAAGCTGGACCATTCCCGTTGCGGTTCTGCTCGCCATGCCGGTCGGTATTCTCGGTGCGCTTCTGGGCGCATGGATCGGTGGGCAGTCGAACGGCGTCTATTTCCAGGTGGGTCTTCTGACCGTGGTCGGCCTGACGGGCAAGAACGGCATCATGATCGTCGAATTTGCGCGAGAGCGAATGGCGCAGCTGGGCGAAAGCGCATTCGAGGCGGTTTGCGAGGCGGCGAAACTTCGCTTCCGGCCGATCCTGATGACCTCGCTTGCCTTTGGCCTCGGTGTCATTCCGCTGGTCATATCGACGGGTGCCGGCGCCGGCGCGCGCCAGGCTATCGGCTTTGCCACCTTCTTTGGAACGGTGACGGGGACTTTGCTGGCGATTGTTTTCGTGCCGGTCTTCTTCGTGCTGATATCGGGAATATTTAGCCGCAGAAGCGTAAAGGTGGCGGAGCCGAAAACCGCCTGA
- a CDS encoding TetR/AcrR family transcriptional regulator, producing the protein MRRTKEQAAETGRQILQAAETLFLDKGYDNVSLEEIAALSGVTRGAIHWHFKNKHGLLLALRNEAQEPFRRFADELSEGRSSASIEKLGDIIADTFRLLEQDPRQRGLLRVMMRLDIVLAEKDEAAQNTFPEEMHELFVRIFRAVERNPGMVKPWTPEKAASMLYAAMGGLITEWALSKSVFTLSEDGSLLVATLLAGVQQKHQGLN; encoded by the coding sequence GTGAGGAGAACCAAGGAGCAGGCGGCGGAAACCGGTCGCCAGATCTTGCAGGCGGCAGAGACCCTGTTTCTGGACAAGGGCTACGACAATGTCAGCCTGGAAGAAATCGCTGCTCTTTCCGGTGTGACCCGGGGTGCAATCCATTGGCATTTCAAGAACAAGCACGGGCTTCTGCTCGCTCTCCGAAACGAGGCGCAGGAACCGTTTCGGCGATTTGCCGACGAACTTTCCGAAGGCCGCAGCTCCGCTTCCATCGAAAAACTCGGTGACATCATAGCCGACACCTTCAGGCTACTGGAGCAGGATCCGCGTCAACGCGGCCTGCTGCGGGTGATGATGCGGCTCGATATCGTTCTGGCGGAAAAGGATGAGGCCGCACAAAACACGTTTCCCGAGGAAATGCATGAATTATTCGTGCGCATATTCAGGGCAGTCGAGCGAAACCCCGGAATGGTGAAACCGTGGACGCCGGAAAAGGCTGCCTCCATGCTTTATGCGGCCATGGGCGGTCTCATTACGGAATGGGCGCTAAGCAAGAGCGTCTTTACGCTCTCCGAAGACGGGAGCCTTCTGGTCGCGACTTTGCTCGCCGGAGTTCAGCAAAAACACCAAGGCCTCAACTGA
- a CDS encoding GntR family transcriptional regulator, which yields MVRKSLTPQIVGNVIEFIQTNGIGKGEHLPLQMLADAFRVSRAPIMSALKQLEIQGVVRAEPNRGYFLAVEPGSLQDMKSAGVEDGEGDEAIYFRIAEDRLAGKLDERMSENELMRFYDLPRTKLLRVLRRIAEEGWIERLPGNGWAFTQALTSKKSYEDGYAFRAVIEQQAMLLPSFEPNAEGLKRAREVQMRLRDGGYETWSRAEIFKANNEFHEMLVACSQNEFFLDAIRRINRLRRLIEYHITIDRSRLPRQTEEHLQILDLIEHGRRNEAAAFLYTHIMGASRIKSPKV from the coding sequence ATGGTACGGAAAAGTCTTACGCCGCAGATCGTCGGAAACGTCATTGAATTCATCCAGACGAACGGCATCGGCAAGGGTGAGCATCTTCCTCTTCAAATGCTGGCTGACGCCTTCCGTGTCTCGCGTGCTCCCATCATGAGCGCGCTCAAGCAACTCGAGATCCAGGGCGTCGTGCGGGCGGAGCCCAATCGCGGTTATTTTCTCGCGGTCGAACCCGGCAGTCTTCAGGATATGAAATCCGCAGGTGTTGAAGACGGTGAGGGTGACGAGGCGATCTATTTCCGCATCGCCGAGGATCGCCTCGCCGGCAAGCTCGACGAGCGCATGAGCGAAAATGAACTCATGCGGTTTTACGATCTTCCGCGCACCAAGCTTCTGAGGGTCCTTCGGCGTATTGCGGAAGAGGGCTGGATCGAGCGTCTGCCCGGCAATGGCTGGGCGTTCACGCAGGCGCTGACGTCGAAGAAGAGTTATGAGGACGGTTATGCCTTTCGCGCCGTGATCGAGCAGCAAGCCATGCTGCTGCCGAGTTTCGAGCCCAACGCGGAGGGTCTGAAGCGGGCGCGGGAGGTTCAGATGCGGTTGCGCGACGGCGGATATGAAACATGGTCGCGCGCCGAAATCTTCAAGGCCAATAACGAATTTCACGAGATGCTCGTCGCCTGCTCGCAGAATGAATTTTTCCTGGATGCGATCAGACGCATCAACCGTCTGCGCCGGCTTATCGAATACCACATCACCATCGACCGCAGCCGCCTGCCCCGGCAGACGGAGGAACATCTGCAAATTCTCGACCTGATCGAACATGGTCGCCGGAACGAAGCCGCCGCTTTTCTCTACACCCACATCATGGGTGCCAGCCGCATCAAGTCTCCCAAGGTCTAG
- the acnA gene encoding aconitate hydratase AcnA — translation MRTTFEINGVSYDIIDLPAEAGDCLARMPYVHRILLENVLRTGDDDAVRAKAAMIDWLETGVSEVEIPFLPNRVLMHDTTCGPALVDIAGMRSALAEAGGDPARLNPVVPVDVSTDHSVAVDVFATSSALTRNMEREYERNSERYSFMKWATNTLADFRTHPPGTGIMHTLNLERLATVVTSQRRDGILWAMPDTLIGTDSHTPMINGIGVLGWGVGGLEAESVFFGMPVALRVPDVVGVRLTGALKEGVLATDLALVITHLLRQIDLQDKYVEFYGPGVSGLTAGDRAVIANMTPEFGANSGYFPIDRQSVDYLLRTGRTPDHAAFVEAYARRVGIWFDPDANPRYTATIDLDLSSVEPSLAGPCRPQDRISVRATRHAISAMKKAGTISLEGEPNDGAVAIAAITSCTNTSDPRLVIAAGLLARKANVYGLRPPHWVKTSTAPGSPTAERYLQRAGLMTDLEAVGFGIVGYGCTTCIGNSGSLTSPVAMAMAERDILPVAVLSGNRNFPGRVHPQLEAGFLASPPMVVAFALAGTVELDIMNDPLGIAEDGTPVTLPMIWPTAAEIDAAMEMASRVEDFAPAYDAAEASKAWKELPAPTTTLFPWDEKSTYIRRPPFSGFGKGTRLGAYQAHPILVLGDDITTDHISPAGAIPATGDAGRHLIDRGENPLDLNVFSSRRGNWEVMIRGLFTNRTVRNLLAVDIPAGSTIHAGTGEVLPLWDAAQRYEAEGKSVVVVAGERYGMGSSRDWAAKGVALLGVRAVLAASFERIHRWNLIGMGVLPLRLPQGLKPEQLELTARDTIMVNADVLSIAPRCAIPVTITRPSGVSISFEASAAIETRAEIAILRAGGVLPLILERLHRPAGERQRA, via the coding sequence ATGCGAACGACATTCGAGATAAACGGCGTCAGCTACGACATCATCGATCTCCCCGCAGAGGCGGGGGACTGTCTGGCCCGCATGCCCTATGTGCATCGCATATTGCTGGAGAATGTGCTTCGCACCGGAGACGACGACGCTGTACGGGCGAAAGCGGCGATGATCGACTGGCTTGAAACCGGTGTTAGCGAAGTCGAAATTCCGTTCCTGCCGAACCGGGTCCTGATGCACGACACGACCTGTGGTCCGGCTTTGGTCGACATTGCCGGAATGCGTTCTGCGCTTGCAGAAGCCGGGGGCGATCCCGCCCGGCTCAATCCAGTTGTTCCAGTGGATGTCTCGACCGACCATTCCGTTGCCGTGGACGTGTTTGCGACCTCATCGGCGCTCACGCGCAATATGGAACGTGAATATGAGCGAAATTCGGAACGATACAGCTTCATGAAATGGGCGACAAATACGCTTGCCGATTTTCGGACCCATCCCCCCGGCACGGGCATCATGCACACGCTTAATCTCGAGCGCCTGGCAACCGTGGTGACCTCGCAGCGGCGCGACGGGATATTATGGGCCATGCCGGACACGCTGATCGGTACGGACAGCCATACGCCGATGATCAATGGCATCGGAGTGCTTGGCTGGGGTGTCGGCGGGCTTGAGGCAGAAAGCGTATTTTTCGGCATGCCCGTCGCCCTTCGCGTACCTGACGTCGTTGGCGTCCGGCTGACAGGAGCGTTGAAAGAGGGCGTGCTTGCCACCGATCTCGCGCTGGTCATCACGCATCTGCTGCGTCAGATCGACCTTCAGGATAAATATGTCGAGTTCTATGGTCCGGGTGTTTCCGGCCTGACGGCGGGTGACCGGGCGGTCATCGCCAATATGACGCCGGAATTCGGAGCGAATAGCGGTTATTTCCCGATAGATCGTCAGTCCGTTGACTATCTGCTCAGGACCGGGCGCACACCGGATCACGCGGCCTTCGTCGAGGCTTATGCTAGACGTGTCGGAATCTGGTTCGACCCCGATGCCAATCCCCGCTACACCGCAACCATTGATCTCGACCTTTCAAGCGTCGAACCAAGCCTTGCCGGACCATGCCGCCCTCAGGACAGGATTTCGGTCCGCGCGACGCGCCATGCGATTTCCGCCATGAAGAAGGCCGGCACGATTTCCCTGGAAGGTGAGCCGAATGATGGCGCCGTCGCAATCGCGGCGATTACCAGCTGCACCAACACGTCCGATCCCCGGCTCGTGATCGCCGCCGGGCTTCTGGCCCGTAAAGCCAATGTTTACGGTCTGCGCCCGCCGCATTGGGTAAAAACCTCGACTGCTCCGGGTTCACCGACGGCGGAGCGTTATCTCCAGCGTGCGGGGCTGATGACCGATCTGGAGGCCGTTGGTTTTGGCATTGTCGGTTATGGCTGCACCACCTGCATCGGTAATTCCGGTTCACTCACCAGTCCGGTTGCAATGGCAATGGCGGAACGGGACATTCTTCCCGTGGCGGTTCTCTCCGGCAACCGCAATTTTCCCGGCCGGGTTCATCCGCAGCTGGAAGCCGGGTTTCTGGCCTCGCCGCCCATGGTCGTGGCCTTCGCGCTGGCCGGTACGGTCGAGCTCGATATCATGAATGATCCTCTCGGTATCGCAGAAGACGGTACTCCCGTAACGCTTCCGATGATCTGGCCGACCGCTGCCGAGATCGATGCGGCCATGGAGATGGCGTCAAGGGTCGAGGATTTCGCGCCGGCCTATGACGCGGCCGAGGCAAGCAAGGCGTGGAAAGAGCTTCCCGCGCCCACAACGACACTTTTCCCCTGGGATGAAAAATCGACCTATATCCGCCGGCCGCCTTTTTCCGGCTTCGGCAAGGGAACGAGGCTTGGCGCCTATCAAGCCCATCCTATTCTCGTGCTCGGCGACGACATCACCACCGATCATATCTCGCCCGCGGGTGCCATTCCCGCGACGGGCGACGCCGGACGGCATCTCATTGATCGTGGCGAGAATCCGCTTGATCTCAATGTCTTTTCTTCACGGCGCGGCAACTGGGAAGTCATGATCCGTGGCCTCTTTACCAACAGGACCGTGCGCAATCTTCTGGCGGTGGATATTCCTGCGGGCTCTACCATTCATGCGGGAACGGGAGAAGTTCTCCCGCTCTGGGATGCTGCCCAGCGATACGAAGCCGAAGGCAAATCCGTTGTCGTTGTGGCGGGTGAACGTTATGGAATGGGATCTTCCCGCGACTGGGCCGCAAAGGGTGTCGCCCTCCTGGGTGTTCGGGCGGTTCTGGCGGCAAGTTTCGAGCGCATTCACCGCTGGAACCTGATCGGCATGGGTGTCCTGCCACTGCGGCTTCCGCAAGGGCTGAAGCCCGAACAGCTTGAATTGACCGCCCGCGACACAATCATGGTCAACGCCGATGTCCTGTCGATCGCACCCCGTTGCGCGATACCCGTTACGATCACGCGGCCCAGCGGGGTTTCGATCTCTTTCGAGGCATCTGCGGCGATCGAAACCCGGGCGGAAATCGCCATTTTGCGTGCTGGCGGGGTCCTGCCCCTGATCCTTGAGCGCCTGCACCGGCCTGCCGGGGAACGTCAGCGCGCCTGA
- a CDS encoding F0F1 ATP synthase subunit A gives MAGPIDQFEVKPLVEITVGGIDLSFTNASAYMFLTVTLASSFLLLATGKARLVPGRWQSSAEMLYLFVAKTLRDNAGEQGMRFFPFVFSLFMFILFANMIGMFPYAFTVTSQIIVTFGLAMMVFGTVTLYGLFKHGIGFFGLFKPAGIPAILAPIIVPIEIISYISRPVSHSVRLFAVMLAGHITLKVFAGFVASLASINALGVIGAIAPLFMTVAITALEFLMAGIQAYVFTMLTCMYLNDALHPGH, from the coding sequence ATGGCCGGCCCCATCGACCAATTCGAAGTCAAACCTCTCGTTGAAATTACAGTCGGGGGTATCGACCTCAGCTTCACCAATGCTTCGGCATACATGTTTCTCACCGTCACACTGGCCAGTTCATTCCTGCTTCTGGCAACCGGCAAGGCCCGCCTCGTGCCCGGCCGCTGGCAATCGAGCGCGGAGATGCTTTACCTGTTCGTTGCCAAGACCCTGCGTGACAATGCCGGCGAACAGGGGATGCGGTTCTTCCCCTTCGTGTTCTCGCTTTTCATGTTCATCCTCTTCGCGAACATGATCGGCATGTTCCCTTATGCCTTTACCGTAACGAGCCAGATCATCGTCACCTTCGGCCTCGCCATGATGGTGTTCGGCACCGTCACGCTTTATGGCCTGTTCAAACACGGCATTGGTTTTTTCGGCCTATTCAAACCCGCTGGAATCCCGGCAATCCTGGCGCCGATCATCGTGCCGATCGAAATCATCTCCTATATTTCGCGCCCCGTCAGCCATTCCGTCCGCCTGTTTGCGGTCATGCTTGCGGGCCATATCACCCTGAAGGTCTTTGCGGGTTTTGTCGCCTCCCTCGCCAGCATCAATGCGCTGGGGGTAATCGGCGCCATCGCGCCACTCTTCATGACGGTCGCCATCACGGCTCTGGAATTCCTGATGGCCGGCATTCAGGCCTATGTCTTCACCATGCTCACCTGCATGTATCTCAACGATGCACTGCATCCGGGACACTAA
- a CDS encoding calcium:proton antiporter: protein MSDKSPSFLRTPWPKLVVAWLVVAVFQLSGQSWLSPDMTPTIAISCFLVLFATILMAAFGVVKEADELAHQLGEPYGTLILTLSIVAIEVILIAAVMLGPNEAPTIGRDSIFAVMMIILNLVTGICLLAGAMRYGEQEYNAPGAVSFIAMTVVLAGVALLVPNTLSAGNGTFTALQAIVISLVTVIVYGSFLALQMGRYRSHFMQPAPGRMSIRLTEPVERQAPDHPTDGHARKKNIVHSMFLIGLMLPIVLLAHDLAIVIDYGVAQAGAPVAVGGVLIAIIVFTPESITAVKAALNNETQRAINLCLGAFVSTVGLTVPAVLTVGLVTGKTVIFGISPTETILFALTVALTTLTYLGRRTSAAQGLLHLMLFVIFGLLLFTA, encoded by the coding sequence ATGTCTGACAAATCTCCATCCTTTCTCCGCACTCCCTGGCCGAAACTCGTCGTGGCCTGGCTGGTCGTCGCCGTTTTCCAGCTGTCCGGCCAGTCATGGCTCTCGCCTGATATGACGCCAACCATTGCCATCTCGTGCTTTCTCGTTCTCTTCGCCACGATCCTTATGGCGGCTTTCGGGGTAGTGAAAGAGGCCGATGAGCTGGCACATCAACTGGGTGAACCCTACGGAACACTCATTCTCACGCTGTCGATCGTTGCAATCGAAGTGATCCTGATTGCGGCGGTGATGCTGGGGCCGAATGAAGCGCCGACAATCGGAAGAGATTCCATATTCGCGGTGATGATGATCATCCTCAACCTCGTGACAGGTATCTGCCTTCTGGCGGGCGCGATGCGTTATGGCGAGCAGGAATATAATGCGCCCGGCGCCGTTTCCTTCATTGCGATGACGGTGGTTCTGGCCGGCGTCGCGCTTCTGGTGCCAAACACGCTCTCCGCAGGCAATGGCACGTTTACCGCTCTCCAGGCCATCGTCATCTCTCTCGTGACCGTGATTGTCTATGGCAGTTTCCTCGCCCTCCAGATGGGCCGCTACCGCAGCCACTTCATGCAACCGGCACCGGGCCGGATGTCGATCAGGCTGACAGAACCCGTCGAGCGTCAGGCTCCAGACCATCCGACGGACGGTCATGCCCGCAAAAAGAACATCGTTCATTCGATGTTTCTGATCGGATTGATGCTGCCGATCGTACTGCTCGCACATGACCTTGCCATCGTCATTGATTACGGCGTTGCGCAGGCTGGCGCCCCGGTGGCCGTTGGCGGCGTTCTTATTGCGATCATCGTCTTTACACCCGAATCAATCACGGCCGTAAAGGCCGCGTTGAACAACGAGACACAACGGGCAATCAATCTGTGCCTCGGCGCATTCGTTTCAACTGTCGGGCTCACGGTCCCGGCGGTCCTGACGGTTGGCCTGGTCACCGGCAAAACGGTGATCTTCGGAATTTCGCCCACCGAAACCATCCTGTTTGCCCTGACGGTTGCGCTGACAACCCTGACCTATCTGGGCAGGCGAACCTCGGCGGCGCAGGGACTGTTGCATCTGATGCTGTTCGTCATCTTTGGCCTCCTGTTGTTTACGGCCTGA
- a CDS encoding K+/H+ antiporter subunit F → MLSADIIYWSATLAQGMLLLAMVFAAYRLIKGPRAQDRVMAIDTIYNIGILQALVLAIKTGNALYLPFILILAILGFVSTVALAKFLMRGEVIE, encoded by the coding sequence ATGTTGAGCGCCGACATTATTTACTGGTCCGCCACCCTTGCCCAGGGCATGCTTCTGCTTGCCATGGTATTCGCCGCATATCGGCTGATCAAGGGTCCAAGGGCCCAGGATCGTGTCATGGCAATTGATACGATTTACAATATTGGAATATTGCAGGCGCTGGTGCTGGCGATCAAAACCGGAAACGCCCTGTACCTTCCCTTCATTCTGATACTCGCAATTCTCGGCTTCGTTTCGACGGTCGCACTTGCGAAGTTTCTGATGCGAGGTGAGGTGATCGAGTGA